TGCCTCCGAGCTTTTTGGCTTGAAACATTTTGGCATAATATTCAACTTCATGCAGCTTGGCAATCCTATAGGAGCACTTCTGTTTTCTGGTCTACTGGCTGGTTATGTCTATGACACAGAAGCAGGAAAGCAACAAGGATCCCACTGTCTGGGCCCAAATTGCTTAAGGCTCACGTTCCTGGTTTTAGCAGGAGTTTCCGCCTTTGGCGCATGCTTGAGCCTGATCTTGACCATCAGAATTAGACCAGTTTACCAGATGTTGTATGCTGCAGGTTCTTTCCGTTTGGCCCAGGCTTCTGATCACTGATTCGCGTTGTCACCTTTTGCATTTATGTATATTGCATTTCCGTACTGATAAGGAAATGTCCCCTACTGTTAACATAACTGGAAGTGTTCTTAAATGTGGCTTCCATCTTGTTCCTCTGGGTAAAACCAAAAGTTTGAAAGTATGGTTGATGTCCCAGTAAAATGTACTAGTGTTGATAGTCTAATGATTTTTGAGGGACAGCTTAAGGCTTCTATATCAGGAAATAAATACTAAATAGTGCATTGAATAGCCAGCAGATTGCTATTGTTCATTAAGTAAATCTTATTGGCTGATTTTGAAAATATTGTGATGTAGTATTAGCTTTTTATCCTCTGTAAGAGCTGTTTAGCAGTGCTAACACCTGCTAATCAAGGCGGGAATGGATAATTTCTTGGTTGGAAGCGCTTTACTGCCCTAAGTGGGCCCACCCAGTGCAAATTAGAATTAGTCGGACCAGTGGACTTCAGATACCAGACGGTTAAACAAAAAAAGGTAACAATTATAGATTCCATTTCCATCTTATAAATGAGGAGAAGAGACAGCCATAGATTGCACCGCAAGTCCTTAACACAACTCATTCTTCTGAGAGTGAACTTACTGAAAATTTTGCATTGTTAACCAACTGCCTGAAAGGAAAACAATGTGCTCAGGTTTAATTACCATGATCATTTTTACGAAATAATTATTTGAATAGAATTGTGTGTCACCATAATAGCAATCTAAGATATGAAGTTCAGTATAGTAAAAAAAACATTGCATTCTGCTGCTTATAGGCAATTAGTTCAGAATAATATGATCCACCAATTCCCAAAAACACTTGAAAGTGGAAGGTATCTAGAGGAAGAAAAAACATGAGGATAGTAACTTAGGTAGGTTTCAAGTCTTGAAACATTGCATCCCACTTTATCTCTTCAATCGCAACAGTTGGCCAATTCCCCCCATCAATTCCTTCCATGTCATCATCGTCGCGAAAACCCTGAACAGGGGAACTTGAAGAGCTTCTAATCCAGGCATCAGAAGAATCTATCATGAGATTGGGACTCCCATTGGTAAGCATCATCAATCTTCCTTGATTAGGAGTAGCATTAGTACTCTGCATTACTGGTCTTTCTTGTTTAGCTGCAGTTAACTTCTTGTTCCTCTTCAGCATAGATGCCTTCCATCTTGAACTATAATTTCTCAGAGGCACCAGGGCACCAGAATCTGATCGACGAGTCCATGTGCTCAAGCGCTTAACAAAATGTTGCTTTGCTTGCTTGATAGCTACAACAAACCAAAAGATATGATTTCTTGAGCTTCTGCTCTTTTCCTTACTAGCAAGCTTGAGTATTTCTAGCCTATGCTTGGCTATTGAAATGCCCATGCTTAGGAGAAATTCATGGTTGAAATACTCTATGTCATCTTGGTCAAGTTCATTGTGAGCAAAAATAAGAGCATAGTCGTAAAGAAGAGAAGGGTCAAGGCTAGTTTTGGAGAGCCATGAAAACCAGTCCATAGTTGTCCagtatatgtgtatgatttttgAAGATGGAGTTTTAAAGGAGAACGAGATGTTGAAGTTTGCCAAATTTTAAGGACTTGAGGTTTTCATAAGAGTTGGTTTGATTGGgaaattgaatagtagttgaagttGAGAGGGACAAAAATAAAGGACCCGTGAACTAATAAAGACTATTTCCTCTTAAGAGTAGACCAGAAAGTCCATCAGTTTGATCAGACTTTTGGTGTCTGCACAAGTGAGGATCTCTCTTTGTGGGGTTCAGTTCTTCCATCAGTCACGGCTTACAAGGTGGTTTCTTATGGACTTCAAGTCATTCCAGATGAGGATTTTATTTGCAAAATGTCGTTTTCCcattaaaaatgaaagaaagagaaaTGGGATACTTGGacgtaatattttttttattcgaTATGTTAGATATAGGCTGGGAAAAAGTTAGGAGTACTTGATAATTAAGGAAATTCTAAGAAAACAAACAATAAATCAAAATTTAATTAGAGTTGGACGGTTTGGTAATATGACCATTTAGCGCATCTTGACCCAGTCCATCTCAACTCAGCTAACATTAACCACTCATTTTGACCCGTTAAAATTTAGCAACGCCCCCTACCCTCCCAGCCCCACAAAAAAGAAAATCATTTGACACCCATAATTTACATTATCAGTCAATTAAACCTAAGTTTGAAGGATTTGGATTTTCTGCTATTGTTGCATTCAACATTGGACGCACAAGGATTAGGCTAGTGTTCCCACTACCTTCTAGCAAGTTTGTCATGTCAAAAACACTTTTTTAGAGAATTGAGACCAAAATAACTATAGCTTTAAATCAGAATCATGATATAATACTAAAAGTGAAAAGTCATTTAGTTAAAAGTCGAAATACGAAAATACCCTTCAAAGTTCATATGTCATTATGTCCTTGAGCCAGAAAAAGAAATCCCTCAGTTCTTTACATTAAAGACAACCGTATCAGCATGTATTTACTACACAATTAGTATGAGTTATATGAGTTATCAGTGTTTTTAATTTTCTGGTTCTTTAGCTTCCATCAGTTTGTCCCTTCTTTCACCTTCCGTCAATTAAataacttttcacattcttttaCATTCTATAAAACCCAAACCTACACTTCAAATtggagaaaaggccataaatagtctcttatctatgagagtaggtctaaaatggtcccttaactatacatttaccggttttagtcctttaactattcaaaaacttatcaaatttgatctccgtctattttttatacaaacagcgtacaaaccCATAAACCTCCGTAAGATTAATGTTAAACGATTCCTCAAACCtgtcactctctctctctcc
The nucleotide sequence above comes from Lycium barbarum isolate Lr01 chromosome 3, ASM1917538v2, whole genome shotgun sequence. Encoded proteins:
- the LOC132633060 gene encoding uncharacterized protein LOC132633060 encodes the protein MDWFSWLSKTSLDPSLLYDYALIFAHNELDQDDIEYFNHEFLLSMGISIAKHRLEILKLASKEKSRSSRNHIFWFVVAIKQAKQHFVKRLSTWTRRSDSGALVPLRNYSSRWKASMLKRNKKLTAAKQERPVMQSTNATPNQGRLMMLTNGSPNLMIDSSDAWIRSSSSSPVQGFRDDDDMEGIDGGNWPTVAIEEIKWDAMFQDLKPT